Proteins encoded in a region of the Streptomyces sp. NBC_00258 genome:
- a CDS encoding glycoside hydrolase family 43 protein, with protein MSRSDDVAPSEVPSRRLVLKGALAAGALAAAVPGVAEAAADGTGPGGRYVNPLVRNRADPHIHRHRDGYYYFTATAPEYDRIILRRSRTLRGLTRAAESVIWTKHASGDMGAHIWAPEIHHIDGKWYIYFAAAPANDIWAIRIWVLENASRDPFRGEWVEKGQLKTAWETFSLDATTFTHRGTRYLAWAQHEPGMDNNTAVWLSEMADPLTLTGPQVRLTTPELPWEVIGYKVNEGPSVIKRHGRVFMSYSASATDFNYCMGLLTADADSDLMDPANWSKSPTPVFTSNDTTEQYGPGHNSFTVAEDGRTDVLVYHARQYKDIVGDPLNDPNRHTRIQRLGWKPDGTPDFGIPVADTSKESVR; from the coding sequence ATGAGCCGCAGTGACGACGTCGCCCCGTCCGAAGTCCCCAGCCGAAGACTCGTCCTGAAGGGCGCCCTGGCCGCGGGCGCGCTCGCGGCCGCCGTACCCGGGGTCGCCGAGGCCGCCGCCGACGGGACCGGACCGGGCGGCCGGTACGTCAACCCGCTCGTCCGCAACCGCGCCGACCCGCACATCCACCGTCACAGGGACGGCTACTACTACTTCACGGCCACGGCCCCCGAGTACGACAGGATCATCCTGCGCCGCTCCCGGACCCTGCGCGGGCTGACCAGGGCCGCCGAGTCCGTGATCTGGACGAAGCACGCGAGCGGCGACATGGGCGCGCACATCTGGGCGCCGGAGATCCACCACATCGACGGCAAGTGGTACATCTACTTCGCCGCCGCGCCCGCGAACGACATCTGGGCCATCCGCATCTGGGTGCTGGAGAACGCGAGCCGCGATCCCTTCCGCGGGGAGTGGGTCGAGAAGGGCCAGTTGAAGACGGCGTGGGAGACCTTCTCCCTCGACGCCACGACCTTCACCCACCGGGGCACCCGCTATCTCGCCTGGGCGCAGCACGAGCCCGGCATGGACAACAACACCGCGGTCTGGCTGTCCGAGATGGCGGACCCGCTGACCCTGACGGGACCTCAGGTCCGGCTCACCACACCGGAGTTGCCGTGGGAGGTGATCGGTTACAAGGTCAACGAGGGCCCGTCGGTCATCAAACGCCACGGCCGCGTCTTCATGTCGTACTCGGCGAGCGCCACCGACTTCAACTACTGCATGGGCCTGCTGACCGCCGACGCCGACAGCGACCTCATGGACCCGGCCAACTGGTCCAAGTCGCCCACGCCCGTCTTCACCAGCAACGACACCACCGAGCAGTACGGCCCGGGCCACAACAGCTTCACCGTCGCCGAGGACGGCCGCACCGACGTCCTCGTCTACCACGCCCGCCAGTACAAGGACATCGTCGGCGACCCGCTGAACGACCCCAACCGGCACACCCGCATTCAACGGCTCGGCTGGAAGCCCGACGGCACCCCCGACTTCGGCATCCCCGTGGCCGACACCTCGAAGGAGAGTGTCCGATGA
- a CDS encoding isocitrate lyase/PEP mutase family protein, protein MTAFAALHHTDAPLLLPNAWDHASAAALAAQGFAAVGTTSLGVAAAAGLPDGVAATRDATLNLALALGNGPFLLSVDTEGGFSDDPDEVAGMARELAAVGAVGINLEDGRPDGTLAPAELHAAKIAAVKSAVPGLFVNARTDTHWLGDGDGGGDMDDTSRRLDAYQQAGADGVFVPGLSDPARITALLKTLEAPLNILYSPTGPTVPALADLGVRRVSLGSLLYRRALGAALETAALIRSGRPVEGPAPTYGEVQALVRPGSQRPDALG, encoded by the coding sequence GTGACCGCGTTCGCCGCGCTTCACCACACCGACGCCCCGCTGCTGCTCCCCAACGCCTGGGACCACGCCTCGGCGGCGGCCCTGGCCGCACAGGGCTTCGCGGCGGTCGGCACGACCAGCCTGGGAGTGGCCGCGGCCGCCGGACTGCCCGACGGGGTGGCGGCGACCCGCGACGCGACACTGAACCTGGCCCTGGCGCTGGGCAACGGCCCGTTCCTCCTCTCGGTCGACACCGAGGGCGGCTTCAGCGACGACCCGGACGAGGTCGCCGGGATGGCCCGCGAACTGGCCGCCGTCGGGGCCGTGGGCATCAACCTGGAGGACGGCCGCCCCGACGGCACCCTGGCACCCGCCGAACTCCACGCGGCGAAGATCGCGGCGGTGAAGTCCGCCGTACCGGGCCTGTTCGTGAACGCCCGGACCGACACCCACTGGCTGGGCGACGGTGACGGCGGCGGTGACATGGACGACACGAGCCGCCGCCTCGACGCCTACCAACAGGCGGGCGCCGACGGCGTGTTCGTCCCGGGCCTCTCCGACCCGGCCCGGATCACCGCCCTGCTGAAGACCCTGGAGGCTCCTCTCAACATCCTCTACTCGCCCACGGGCCCGACCGTGCCCGCCCTCGCCGACCTGGGCGTACGCCGTGTCAGTCTCGGTTCGCTCCTCTACCGCAGGGCCCTGGGCGCTGCTCTGGAGACGGCTGCCCTGATCCGGTCGGGCCGGCCCGTCGAGGGGCCCGCGCCGACGTACGGCGAGGTGCAGGCGCTCGTACGGCCAGGCTCACAACGGCCGGACGCCCTTGGGTGA
- the thrS gene encoding threonine--tRNA ligase: MNDNITDSSHDHGNRHDHRRLGRELDLFDTDPLIGAGLPYWLPDGATVRHTLEEYIRGEERRAGYRHVYSPVLGKRELYEISGHWSHYSEDMFPPMQLGSEQVVLRPSLCPHHAVIYRSRSHSYRELPLRMAELGGMYRSELSGVLGGLTRVRAIQLNDAHIFCTLDQVADEAGAALEMIRRAYEALGIDPVRYRLSLPGPGGKYVAAPELWRRSTALLTEVLDRSGLPYEAAEGEAAFYGPKIDVQVADGAGRESTLSTVQVDFHQPERFGLHYIGADGGKHRPVMVHRSIIGSVERAVAHLVEQHGGAFPPWLAPTQLVILPISDAELPNAASLAARCAERGLRAEIAGPESGSLGARVRESRLVPYQAVIGAKEAVDDRVALRLRDGRRLEPRPAEEVVDRVASLAESHSTELWDGSA, encoded by the coding sequence ATGAACGACAACATCACCGACAGCAGCCACGACCACGGCAACCGTCACGACCATCGCAGGCTCGGCCGTGAGCTGGATCTGTTCGACACCGATCCGCTGATCGGCGCGGGGCTGCCGTACTGGCTGCCCGACGGCGCGACCGTGCGGCACACCCTGGAGGAGTACATCCGCGGCGAGGAGCGCCGGGCCGGCTACCGGCACGTGTACTCGCCGGTGCTCGGCAAGCGGGAGCTGTACGAGATCTCGGGGCACTGGTCGCACTACAGCGAGGACATGTTCCCGCCGATGCAACTGGGCTCGGAGCAGGTCGTGCTGCGCCCGAGCCTGTGTCCCCACCACGCGGTGATCTACCGCTCCCGCTCCCACAGCTACCGTGAACTCCCGCTCAGAATGGCGGAGTTGGGCGGCATGTACCGCTCCGAGCTGTCCGGCGTACTGGGCGGCCTCACCCGCGTACGAGCGATCCAGCTCAACGACGCCCACATCTTCTGCACCCTGGACCAGGTGGCCGACGAGGCGGGCGCGGCACTGGAGATGATCCGCCGGGCGTACGAGGCGCTCGGGATCGACCCGGTCCGCTACCGGCTCTCCCTGCCCGGCCCCGGTGGCAAGTACGTCGCCGCGCCCGAACTGTGGCGGCGGTCCACCGCGCTGCTGACCGAGGTCCTGGACCGCTCGGGGCTGCCGTACGAGGCGGCCGAGGGCGAGGCCGCGTTCTACGGTCCGAAGATCGACGTCCAGGTCGCGGACGGCGCGGGCCGGGAGTCCACCCTCTCCACCGTGCAGGTCGACTTCCACCAGCCCGAGCGGTTCGGCCTGCACTACATCGGCGCGGACGGCGGCAAGCACCGGCCGGTGATGGTCCACCGCAGCATCATCGGCAGCGTGGAGCGTGCCGTGGCGCACCTCGTCGAGCAGCACGGCGGCGCCTTCCCGCCCTGGCTCGCCCCGACCCAGCTGGTGATCCTGCCGATCTCGGACGCGGAGCTCCCGAACGCCGCCTCCCTCGCCGCCCGCTGCGCCGAACGGGGCCTGCGGGCCGAGATCGCCGGCCCGGAGAGCGGCAGCCTGGGCGCTCGTGTCCGGGAGTCCCGTCTGGTCCCGTACCAGGCGGTGATCGGCGCGAAGGAGGCCGTGGACGACCGGGTGGCACTCCGTCTGCGCGACGGCCGCCGCCTCGAACCACGACCGGCCGAGGAGGTCGTCGACCGGGTCGCGTCACTGGCCGAGTCCCACAGCACCGAGCTGTGGGACGGCTCGGCCTGA
- a CDS encoding RICIN domain-containing protein, with amino-acid sequence MRRAYAVLLALCLALAGALATAGPAQAAPQTVTNGTQFTDTSGNPLHAHGGGVIKVGSYYYWFGENRNSDNTFRYVDAYRSTDLKNWEFRNHVLTEASDPELATANIERPKVMYNASTGKFVMWMHKENGVDYGEARAAVAVSDTVDGNYTWQGSFRPLGTHMSRDITVFVDTDGAGYMISAARENYDLQIYRLTADYTGIASLVADPWHGGHREAPALFKRNGVYFMLTSGATGWNPNQQQYATATSIAGPWTAMTNVGDSTTYGSQTAYVLPVQGSSGTSYLYMGDRWGNSFGGTVNDSRYVWLPLTFPSSTTMSMSWSPEVTVDTTAGTVTGTSATYNTLIARNSSKCADVTSQSLWAGAQIKQYTCNGGNNQKYWFKSVGSGYYQLNVRNSSLCVQENANTVTQENCNSSAANQQWSLTTSGSYVSVTSRASGECLDVNGASTADSAAIITYTCNGATNQQWTRGT; translated from the coding sequence ATGAGACGTGCGTACGCGGTACTCCTCGCCCTCTGTCTGGCGCTGGCCGGCGCACTCGCCACCGCGGGCCCGGCCCAGGCGGCGCCCCAGACCGTCACCAACGGCACGCAGTTCACCGACACCAGCGGCAACCCGCTGCACGCCCACGGCGGTGGGGTCATCAAGGTCGGCTCGTACTACTACTGGTTCGGCGAGAACCGGAACAGTGACAACACCTTCCGGTACGTGGACGCCTACCGCTCGACGGACCTGAAGAACTGGGAGTTCCGCAACCACGTCCTCACCGAGGCGAGCGATCCGGAACTGGCGACCGCGAACATCGAGCGGCCGAAGGTCATGTACAACGCGTCCACCGGCAAGTTCGTGATGTGGATGCACAAGGAGAACGGCGTCGACTACGGCGAGGCCCGCGCGGCGGTCGCCGTCTCGGACACGGTCGACGGCAACTACACCTGGCAGGGCAGCTTCCGGCCGCTCGGCACGCACATGTCCCGTGACATCACGGTGTTCGTGGACACCGACGGCGCCGGATACATGATCTCCGCGGCCCGCGAGAACTACGACCTCCAGATCTACCGCCTGACCGCCGACTACACGGGCATCGCGAGCCTGGTCGCGGACCCCTGGCACGGCGGCCACCGCGAGGCCCCGGCGCTCTTCAAGCGCAACGGCGTCTACTTCATGCTGACTTCGGGCGCGACGGGCTGGAACCCCAACCAGCAGCAGTACGCCACGGCGACCTCGATCGCGGGCCCGTGGACGGCCATGACGAACGTCGGCGACTCTACGACCTACGGCTCACAGACCGCGTACGTCCTTCCCGTGCAGGGGAGTTCGGGCACCTCGTACCTCTACATGGGCGACCGCTGGGGCAACTCCTTCGGCGGCACGGTCAACGACTCCCGTTATGTGTGGCTGCCGTTGACGTTCCCGAGCTCGACCACGATGTCCATGTCCTGGTCCCCGGAGGTCACCGTCGACACGACCGCCGGGACGGTCACCGGAACGAGCGCCACGTACAACACGCTGATCGCCCGCAACTCCTCCAAGTGCGCCGACGTGACCAGCCAGTCGCTGTGGGCGGGCGCCCAGATCAAGCAGTACACCTGCAACGGCGGCAACAACCAGAAGTACTGGTTCAAGTCCGTGGGCAGCGGCTACTACCAGCTGAACGTGCGGAACAGCTCCCTGTGCGTTCAGGAGAACGCCAACACCGTCACCCAGGAGAACTGCAACTCCTCGGCGGCCAACCAGCAGTGGTCGCTCACCACCAGCGGCTCCTACGTGAGCGTCACCTCCCGCGCGAGTGGCGAGTGCCTGGACGTGAACGGCGCCTCCACCGCCGACTCCGCCGCGATCATCACGTACACGTGCAACGGTGCGACCAACCAGCAGTGGACCCGAGGAACCTGA
- a CDS encoding DUF2264 domain-containing protein produces the protein MSARPAGVPEDRTLSPHTGCTRAHWEAAADSLLAAVEPYATEDRALYHLPGEHTSWSGRLSDGLEGYARTLMLAAFRRDEKALERYAEGLAAGTAGVWPSVEDRSQPLVEAASIALALRLTRPLLWDRLDDGVRQRAAAWLGGALTAEPWPCNWELFPVTVGGFLEEIGYETALSRAAVDRGLDRIEKWYVGDGWYTDGDGRAFDYYNGWAMHLYPVLHAWLADDERLLDLYGGRLSAHLADYARLFGGDGAPMHQGRSLTYRFATTAPLWLGALTGRTPLSPGETRRLASGALKYFLDRGAVDDRGLLTLGWHGPDSAVLQGYSGPASPYWASKGFLGLLLPPDHEVWTAQEEPGPAERADAVTAVAAPNWLLQSTSSDGLVRLHNHGSEDVRYDPYYTRLAYSTVTTPSPSYDNSVFVGDDPGRTGIEPLGVGEGWVASRHTTASGARVTSLVLAEGAVEVRAFRVSGAPEGTAVRVTGWAAGESGARAELQPVQGLLSDTDGLTGAMAAVDTVFVALARLTAEPEPVPLEESVAVTVLAGTNEIHVRWSGGREVRARLDDGAVAVGTARPGA, from the coding sequence ATGTCCGCACGCCCCGCCGGAGTCCCCGAGGACCGCACCCTCAGCCCGCACACCGGCTGCACACGCGCCCATTGGGAGGCGGCAGCCGACTCCCTGCTCGCGGCCGTCGAACCGTACGCGACCGAGGACCGAGCCCTCTACCACCTGCCCGGCGAGCACACGAGCTGGTCGGGCCGCCTCTCCGACGGCCTGGAGGGATACGCCCGTACGCTGATGCTGGCGGCCTTCCGCCGCGACGAGAAGGCCCTGGAGCGGTACGCCGAAGGCCTCGCCGCCGGAACGGCCGGCGTCTGGCCCAGCGTCGAGGACCGCAGCCAGCCCCTCGTCGAGGCCGCCTCCATCGCCCTCGCCCTGCGCCTCACCCGGCCCCTCCTCTGGGACCGGCTCGACGACGGCGTACGGCAGCGGGCCGCGGCCTGGCTCGGCGGCGCGCTGACGGCCGAACCCTGGCCCTGCAACTGGGAGTTGTTCCCGGTGACGGTCGGCGGCTTCCTGGAGGAGATCGGCTACGAGACCGCGCTGTCCCGTGCCGCGGTCGACCGGGGCCTCGACCGCATCGAGAAGTGGTACGTCGGCGACGGCTGGTACACCGACGGCGACGGGCGCGCCTTCGACTACTACAACGGCTGGGCCATGCACCTGTACCCGGTGCTGCACGCCTGGCTGGCCGACGACGAACGGCTGCTGGATCTCTACGGCGGTCGCCTCTCGGCCCATCTCGCCGACTACGCCCGCCTGTTCGGGGGCGACGGCGCGCCGATGCACCAGGGCCGCTCACTGACGTACCGCTTCGCGACGACCGCCCCCCTCTGGCTGGGAGCGCTCACCGGCCGTACGCCCCTGTCGCCGGGGGAGACGCGGCGGCTGGCGTCCGGCGCGCTGAAGTACTTCCTCGACCGGGGAGCTGTCGACGACCGCGGCCTGCTCACCCTCGGCTGGCACGGCCCCGACTCCGCTGTCCTCCAAGGCTATTCGGGCCCCGCCTCCCCGTACTGGGCGAGCAAGGGCTTCCTCGGTCTGCTGCTGCCGCCGGACCACGAGGTGTGGACGGCGCAGGAGGAACCCGGCCCGGCCGAGCGGGCGGACGCGGTGACAGCCGTCGCCGCACCCAACTGGCTACTGCAGTCCACGAGTTCGGACGGCCTGGTCCGCCTCCACAACCACGGCAGCGAGGACGTCCGCTACGACCCCTACTACACACGCCTCGCGTACTCCACGGTGACGACGCCCTCACCGTCGTACGACAACAGCGTGTTCGTCGGAGACGATCCGGGCCGTACCGGGATCGAGCCGTTGGGCGTGGGCGAGGGCTGGGTGGCCTCCCGGCACACGACGGCCTCCGGTGCCCGAGTCACGAGCCTCGTGCTGGCCGAGGGTGCGGTGGAGGTACGGGCGTTCCGGGTGTCGGGCGCGCCCGAGGGGACGGCGGTGCGTGTCACGGGATGGGCGGCGGGGGAGAGCGGCGCGCGCGCCGAACTCCAGCCTGTCCAGGGCTTGTTGAGCGACACCGACGGATTGACCGGTGCCATGGCCGCCGTGGACACCGTCTTCGTCGCACTCGCCCGCCTCACCGCCGAGCCGGAGCCGGTCCCGCTGGAGGAGTCGGTGGCCGTGACCGTCCTGGCGGGGACGAACGAGATCCACGTCCGCTGGAGCGGCGGGCGAGAAGTGCGGGCCCGGCTGGACGACGGCGCGGTCGCGGTCGGCACCGCGCGGCCGGGCGCCTGA
- a CDS encoding rhamnogalacturonan acetylesterase — protein MRRTTITLLATLTIATALSAVPAQAHGRGMGLENCTATACHFDVAPGTYDVRVRLGGDTAASTGITGETRRTLLAETPTGAGEPVTRTFTVNVRTPEGEPTGAEGTPGLDLVVGGSAPALADIRVTPAAARHTRQIFLVGDSTVCDQPGDPYSGWGQQLPQYLRKGVSVANYGDSGESTVTYLADPRLFGTVQPLIRRGDLVLVQLAHNDKQTDEATYRANLETLVAGVRDKGGRPVLVTPIVRRWFNSDGTLNNGTALLVNGLGVDHPAVTRSVAAAHDVPLIDLTARTKALVESLGVEGSKALYLYNEKRDNTHTSAYGATAYAELVRDELLAQHLVPERLVR, from the coding sequence TTGAGACGCACGACGATCACCCTGCTGGCCACGCTGACCATCGCCACGGCCCTGTCCGCCGTCCCGGCCCAGGCGCACGGCCGTGGCATGGGACTGGAGAACTGCACGGCGACTGCATGCCACTTCGACGTCGCGCCCGGCACGTACGACGTACGCGTCCGGCTCGGCGGTGACACCGCGGCGAGCACCGGCATCACCGGGGAAACGCGACGCACCCTGCTCGCCGAGACGCCCACCGGGGCGGGCGAGCCGGTGACCCGCACGTTCACCGTGAACGTCCGCACCCCCGAGGGCGAACCCACCGGAGCCGAGGGCACGCCCGGTCTCGACCTGGTCGTCGGCGGCTCGGCACCCGCACTCGCCGACATCCGGGTCACTCCGGCCGCCGCCCGGCACACCCGGCAGATCTTCCTCGTCGGCGACTCCACGGTCTGCGACCAGCCGGGCGACCCCTACTCCGGCTGGGGCCAGCAACTCCCGCAGTACCTCCGCAAGGGCGTCTCGGTCGCCAACTACGGGGATTCAGGGGAGAGTACGGTCACCTACCTCGCCGACCCGCGGCTCTTCGGGACCGTCCAGCCGCTGATCCGCAGGGGCGACCTCGTCCTTGTCCAGCTCGCCCACAACGACAAGCAGACCGACGAGGCCACGTACCGCGCGAACCTGGAAACACTCGTCGCGGGCGTACGGGACAAGGGTGGCCGTCCGGTTCTGGTCACCCCCATCGTCCGCCGCTGGTTCAACAGCGACGGCACCCTCAACAACGGCACGGCCCTGCTGGTGAACGGCCTCGGCGTCGACCATCCGGCAGTCACCCGCTCGGTCGCCGCCGCGCACGACGTGCCGCTCATCGACCTCACGGCCAGGACGAAGGCCCTGGTCGAGTCGCTGGGTGTCGAGGGCTCCAAGGCGCTCTACCTCTACAACGAGAAGAGGGACAACACGCACACCTCCGCGTACGGCGCGACGGCGTACGCGGAACTCGTCCGTGACGAACTCCTTGCCCAACACCTGGTGCCCGAGCGCCTGGTGAGGTGA
- a CDS encoding NUDIX hydrolase, whose translation MDMEIPGDKRLAAAVVMHEGRVLLVRRSETERFLPLVWGVPCGKLEPGESPEDGVLRELKEETGLLGEVVRKVGESSFVSEYQGHEIKNWQQNFLVKPLSWHITLQKPDQRYVWLSPAELHSVDIDAYNLDIVRQALTSF comes from the coding sequence ATGGACATGGAGATCCCCGGCGACAAGCGACTGGCGGCCGCCGTCGTGATGCACGAAGGCCGTGTGCTGTTGGTGCGCCGCAGCGAGACCGAGCGGTTCCTCCCCCTGGTGTGGGGTGTTCCCTGCGGAAAGCTGGAGCCCGGCGAGAGTCCCGAGGACGGTGTGCTGCGGGAGCTCAAGGAAGAGACGGGCCTTCTCGGCGAGGTCGTCCGGAAGGTCGGCGAATCGTCCTTCGTGAGCGAGTACCAGGGGCACGAGATCAAGAACTGGCAGCAGAACTTCCTGGTCAAGCCCCTCTCCTGGCACATCACCCTCCAGAAGCCGGACCAGAGGTACGTCTGGCTGAGTCCCGCCGAACTCCACAGCGTCGACATCGACGCGTACAACCTGGACATCGTCCGTCAGGCCCTCACGAGCTTCTGA
- a CDS encoding autotransporter yields the protein MAGACGALAVVVAAGVTAPAAVAAPAGAKDVTTAVLADRDVTLSGDTVVTVPAGETTYDGVFRGEGTLTVRGSGTLVLTKNSDFTLPESRQRQLVGTQGGNHPYTTVSNPDPPAITVERGATLQYGTGGGTGLIGHFPYNTPGYRLNQLNIKVDGTLRLSLVRTFNLGTISGSGLVSQPRFMWGKLDIAGTHPFTGVIDNGTAMDAGKSEYPVSLPNARAILNQGTWTVDTPLGRTVTLRQNFYQREYGSDINVQSRPGSKVVLTGQYSWSNQGGDTNPSLSDPALNWRPARKNVNKRGTNIKGADVQWGDGTTSKIFMPGTAETVYINLLAARSRSLLTFDYNGPVTLGAPIGGGRFHDTLSAPGAGDVVIKGTKGNDVTFAAVQYYDGSTTVQKGAVLRLGSGKAGGDGGLHTRGDLYKVVNDGSLVLRNASKPLALSRISGSGSLTQSGAATTTLTGAAVTYTGTTTVTKGTLALDGTGLARSRTIRLTASGARLDVRKSPGAVLDLSTSLSGKGTVVGSVTNAGEVSGGVTVTGNYTQRSGGQLVVQGEALKVEGRVALAGKLDARSVASSKATAKAKTESGSQTETVTLIDHAGRAKTTGTFTGLKEGAAVQVGKAEYRISYRGGDGNDVVLTAVTESPAATARPAAESAAPKTARTQNAADESSIPRTWWLVAAALGLLATLMIPVARRRRGRGRGGRRRGGRGSAT from the coding sequence CTGGCCGGAGCCTGCGGGGCGCTCGCCGTCGTCGTCGCGGCAGGAGTCACGGCACCGGCCGCGGTGGCGGCGCCCGCCGGGGCGAAGGACGTCACCACGGCGGTGCTCGCCGACCGGGACGTGACGCTGAGCGGAGACACCGTGGTGACGGTGCCGGCCGGGGAGACCACGTACGACGGGGTGTTCCGGGGCGAGGGCACGCTCACCGTGCGCGGCTCCGGCACCCTGGTCCTCACCAAGAACAGCGACTTCACGCTGCCCGAGTCCCGGCAGCGGCAGCTGGTCGGCACCCAGGGCGGCAACCACCCGTACACCACCGTGAGCAACCCGGACCCGCCCGCGATCACCGTCGAGCGCGGGGCGACCCTCCAGTACGGAACGGGTGGCGGCACGGGCCTGATCGGACACTTCCCGTACAACACCCCGGGCTATCGGCTGAACCAGCTCAACATCAAGGTCGACGGGACGCTGCGGCTCTCCCTCGTACGGACCTTCAACCTCGGCACGATCAGCGGTTCGGGGCTGGTCAGCCAGCCGCGGTTCATGTGGGGCAAGCTCGACATCGCGGGCACGCACCCGTTCACCGGGGTGATCGACAACGGCACGGCGATGGACGCGGGCAAGTCCGAGTACCCGGTGTCCCTGCCGAACGCCCGCGCCATCCTCAACCAGGGAACCTGGACCGTCGACACCCCGCTCGGCCGGACGGTCACCCTGCGGCAGAACTTCTACCAGCGGGAGTACGGCAGCGACATCAACGTCCAGTCGCGGCCGGGCAGCAAGGTCGTCCTCACCGGCCAGTACAGCTGGTCGAACCAGGGCGGGGACACCAACCCCTCGCTCAGCGACCCGGCGCTCAACTGGCGGCCCGCACGCAAGAACGTCAACAAGCGCGGCACCAACATCAAGGGTGCCGACGTCCAGTGGGGCGACGGGACCACCAGCAAGATCTTCATGCCGGGGACGGCCGAGACCGTCTACATCAACCTGCTTGCCGCCAGGTCCCGTTCACTGCTCACGTTCGACTACAACGGGCCCGTGACGCTCGGCGCGCCCATCGGCGGCGGCCGGTTCCACGACACGCTGTCCGCGCCCGGCGCCGGGGACGTCGTCATCAAGGGGACCAAGGGCAACGACGTCACCTTCGCCGCCGTCCAGTACTACGACGGCTCCACGACCGTCCAGAAGGGCGCGGTCCTGCGGCTTGGCAGCGGAAAGGCGGGCGGCGACGGCGGGCTCCACACCAGGGGCGACCTCTACAAGGTGGTCAACGACGGCTCTCTGGTGCTCCGCAACGCCTCCAAGCCGCTGGCCCTTTCCCGGATCAGCGGCAGCGGCTCGCTCACTCAGTCAGGTGCGGCGACGACAACCCTGACGGGTGCGGCGGTGACGTACACCGGGACGACGACCGTCACGAAGGGCACGCTCGCGCTCGACGGGACGGGCCTGGCCCGCAGCAGGACGATCCGCCTCACGGCCTCCGGCGCACGGCTCGACGTCCGCAAGTCGCCCGGCGCGGTGCTGGATCTGTCCACCTCCCTGTCCGGCAAGGGCACGGTCGTCGGCTCGGTGACCAATGCGGGCGAGGTCTCGGGCGGGGTGACGGTGACCGGCAACTACACACAGCGCTCTGGTGGTCAACTCGTCGTACAGGGTGAGGCGTTGAAGGTCGAGGGCAGGGTCGCGCTGGCGGGGAAGCTGGACGCCCGCTCGGTCGCTTCCTCGAAGGCGACAGCCAAGGCGAAGACGGAATCGGGTTCGCAGACGGAGACGGTCACGCTCATCGACCACGCGGGCAGGGCGAAGACGACCGGCACGTTCACCGGGCTGAAGGAAGGCGCCGCGGTCCAGGTGGGCAAGGCCGAGTACCGGATCAGCTACCGGGGCGGCGACGGCAACGACGTCGTCCTGACCGCCGTCACCGAGAGCCCGGCCGCGACCGCCCGTCCTGCCGCGGAGTCGGCCGCACCGAAGACCGCGCGTACGCAGAACGCTGCCGACGAGAGCTCCATACCGCGTACGTGGTGGCTGGTCGCCGCCGCGCTGGGGTTGCTGGCCACACTGATGATCCCGGTGGCCAGGCGTCGACGGGGGCGCGGGAGGGGCGGGCGCAGGAGGGGCGGGCGCGGGTCAGCAACTTGA